The sequence TTTTACGATGATCAATCAACGTCTCACTGGCCAGGAAGGACCGCGTCCAAAACCTGAGAATTGGTCCAGTGCTCCCACTTCGTTCGGCGCATGGCACCGCACTTGAGCGATTGTTCTTCGCTAAGGGCCTGGGCCCTTTCGATTGGCTCTGGAGGGAGTCTCGAGCTACGGCGAGTATTTCCGTAGTAGCAGGGTCCTGCAGTGTGAGGGCGACGGGAGCGGCGAGGTTGTCCCTGAGTATGCCCGAAATTCTTTTGTCAGCCGGAGCAACGAGCGGCCCCAAGCCTTCAGGTCTTGGGGCCGCGGTTGTGGCGAGGATTCCGGAGGACTGGTGTCTTCCGGAATCGTCAGCTTGGCTTATGTGGTTAGAAGCCCACGTAAGCGTGCTGTAGGTGCTTGACGTGGGGTGGGGACGCGAAGTGTGGCCCGACGAGTTCGCGCCATTGCTGGAATTCCGGTGATTCGCGGAATCCAACGGTGTGGTCTTCGAGGGTCGCCCAGCCTACGGTGAGGGTGTATTCGTTGGGGGTTTCGATTGTGCGGTCCAGGCGGAAGCTCAGCGCGCCGGGTGTTTTCTGGAAGTAAGGGACTGCTTGGGCGGCTGCTTCTTCGAAGTCTTTTTCTGAGCCGGGTTTGATGGTGAGGGTGGCGATTTCGTGGATCACTGGGTGGCTCCTTCGGTGACGGGGGGCTGGTTGGCTTGTTCTTCGTCGATCCGGTTCCGGTCGGTGGTGCCGGCCATGGTGCGGGTTGCGTCGATGGAGGCGTAAGTCCAGAAGATTTTCATCTCTTTGGTGTCTGATGCGTTGCGGAAGCGGTGAACGATGTTGGCCGGGACGAAGGTGGTGTCGTAGGTCTCCAGGTGGTGCTCTGTGCCGTCGATGTCGACGTAGGCGGTGCCTTCGATGACGGCTACTGATTCGACGCAGTTGTGTGAGTGGTGTCCGATAGCGGCCCCGGGGGCGAAGGTGGTGATGCCGTTCAGGAACGTTGTGGAGCCCAGGTGGGATCCGACCAGGGGGACGGTGGAGGCGCCGTTGCCGCGGTCTTTTCGTGGCAGCTCCTTGGGGCGAAGTATTACAGCATCCAGGGAGGAGATTGAGGTTGGTATGTAAGTCACGGTTATTCTCCTGTTGTGTCGTTGACGGCGCCTGTTGGGGCGGTAGTGGGGCCGTACCAGACGGTTTTGACGTTGACGAACTCGCGCAGGCCCTGGGGTCCAAGCTCGCGCCCATAGCCGGACTTCTTGATCCCGCCAAAGGGAAGGCGTGCGTCGGAGGCGACCATTCCGTTGACGAATACGGCACCGGCGTCGATGGCGCGGACGAGTTTGTCGGCCCGGGCCAGGTCGGTGGTCCAGAGTGCTGCGCCGAGGCCGAATTCGGTCTGGTTAGCCAGTTCGATGGCCTCGGCAGGGCCGGAGACGCGGATGATCGCTGCGACCGGACCGAAGGTTTCCTCGGTGAAGGCGGCCTGGTCCGCGGTGACGTTGTCGATCACCGTGGGCTCGTAGTAGTAGCCGTCGCCTTCGCCGGGGCGGCCGCCGGTGAGCAGCGTGGCTCCAGCTTCGAGGGTGCGCTGGACCTGGCTGTGAAGGTCGCTGCGGAGGTTGCCGCGGGCCATGGGTCCGATTTGGGTTTCGGGGCTTCTGGGGTCACCGACTGTGAGGGCTTGGACATTGCTCGTGAAGGCCGCGACGAACTCGTCCGCGACGGCGTCTTCGATGATGAACCGCTTGGCGTTGACGCAGCTTTGGCCGGCGTTGGTGAAGCGGGCCTTGACTGCAATCTTTGCCGCTTCTTGCACATCGGCGTCGGCTAGGACGATGAAGGGGTCGGAGCCGCCCAGTTCGAGGACCTGCTTTTTGAGTGCTGCACCGGCTTGGGCGGCGACGATTTGCCCTACTTCGGTGGAGCCGGTCAGGGTCACAGCCGCGATTCGGTCGTCTGCGATGATGGCGGCCACATCGGAGGCCTCGATCAAGAGGGTTTTGACGAGCCCCGCGGGGGCGCCTGCGGCGTTGACGATCTTCTCGACCTCGAGGGCGCAGGCCGGGACGTTGTTGGCGTGTTTGAGGATCGCGCCGTTGCCTGCGGCCAGGGCGGGGGCGAGGAAGCGGAAGAACTGCCAGAACGGGTAGTTCCAGGGCATGATCGCCAGGACGACGCCAAGGGGGTCGTAGACTACGCCGCTGCGGATGGCGTTCGAAGGGATTTCCTCGAAGTCGAGGAAACGGGCGGCGTTTTCGGCATAGTAGTCCAGGGTGACGGCACACTTTTCGATTTCGGCCTGCGCTTCGGTGATGGGCTTGCCCATTTCCTCGGTGATGAGGCCGGCATAGCGGGCGGCATCGGCGCGCAGCACGGATGCGATGGAGCGCAGCAGCTGTGAGCGTTTGGCAGGTTCGGAATTGCGCCACTCGGATTGGGCCTTGGCGGCGTCCGAGAGTGCCGCGTCGACTTCCCGTGACGAGTGGAGGTCGTAGTCGGCGATCTTTTCCCCGGTCGTGGGATTGATGGCGGTGATCATTGGTCTGTTTTCCTTTCGTGAAAGCGTTTAGATACCAATGGCGATGGGGTAGATCGCCATAAGGGCGGGAACGACTGCTGCCGTGACCCCGGTGACGGCGAACATTTTGCGGTAGGCGCGCTGCTGGTCGTGGGCGTTGCCGATGATGAGCGCTCCGCCGATGTGGACGGGGCTGATGGCGACGACGGCGGCGGACATGACGACGGCGACGAGCATGGCGAGCTGCGCCATGGGATCGTGGCCTGCGACGCTGAACCCGATGGGGACCATGATGCCCAGGACGACGAGTGTGGAGGACTCGACGTTGGAGACCGCCGCGGTCAGGTAAGTCAGGACGACGATGAGCAGCAGGGGGCTGCCGATGTGGCTGACGGCGTCCTGGACGCCTCCCAGGGTACCGATCTTTTCCAGCAGGCCCAGGTAGACCACGAGGCCGGAGAGCAGAAGGACGACCGACCACGGCACCTTGGCGATGAGCTCGGATTCCTTCGGGCGGAAGACGAGCTGGAGGACCAGCGCCAGCGAGATTGCGGTGAGGCCGATGTCGAGTTTGAAGCCGACAGCGCCAATAACCATGGCGGCAAGTCCGATAAGTGAGGCGATGGAGTAGGCGTTGAGGGGCGTGCGTTCAATGATGGAGGCGGGGTCGATCTTTTCAGCCGCATTCACTCCGGTGGCCCGCTGGCGGATACCGCCCTTGACGTAGAAAAGGACGGCGCAGAGGACCGCGTGCAGGCCCATGATGATGCCGTAGACCTCCCATGGGGAGTACGTCACGTTGGCCTTTGCCGCGAGGGTCTGGACCAGGGCGCCGGCCGGGCTCAGCGGCGACAGGCCGGCGGCATTCGAACCCCAGACGCAGATGATGGCAAGGACGAGGTAGTTCAGCCGGTAGGCCTTGGCCAGGCGGGCCAGGATTGGCAGCAGCAGGCTGATGGGTGCGGTCGGGAACGCTCCGATCGTGGACAGGGCCGCCCCGGCGAAGAAGCCGATGCAGGGCACGAGCCAGCGGCGGGTGCCGATCGGTCGCAGGGATACACCGATCAGCCAGTTGATGGCTCCGCTGCGTTCAGCATGGGCGAAGAGCAGGGTGACGCCGATGATGAGGATGACGAGGCTGGCGGGGAAGGCGCTGAATGTTTTCGTGGGGTCCTGGGCTGAGATGAGCGCCAGGACCAGGGTGGCTGCGTAGGCGAGGACGCCGACGTTGACTTTTCGCCAGATGGAAAGGGCGAGGATGATCCCGAGGATCACCAGGGAGATGATTTGGATTGCGGGCATGGCCGACCGGACTTCCTTGTACTCGGTGGTGGCTGAGGTCTCAGCCGAGGGGGGATGGGGTGAATACCGTGCAGACAGGGCTTCCGGTCTGCAGGGTGAAGGGTTCTCTCTGCAGTTCGCCGGTGCGGGGGTCCACGGCGAAGGAGATGATGGTGCTGCTGAGCTCGTTGGCTACATACAGCCTGCTGCCGGCGGGGTCCAGGGTCAGGAACCTGGGGCAGTCACCTTCGGTGGGGTACCAGCCGGCGGGGGTCAGTAGCCCGCTGTCAGGGTCCACCCGGTAGTGGGCGACACTGTTGTGTCCCCGGTTGGAGATGTAGACGCTGCTGCCGTCCGTTGTTGCGACGATGCCGGCCGCGGTGGTTACCCCCGAACCTGCCGGCACGGTGGGCAGGGTCTGCATGGGGATCAGGGACCGCACGGCCGTGGCATGGGCGTGATCGGCATCCAGTGCCTGCGTGTAGGCGTAGGTCGTGACGGTGCTGGCCAGTTCATTGACCACATACAGCCGCCTGATGCTTGCGTGGAACACCGCATGGCGTGGCCCTGCGCCGGGCTCTGCGGGCACGGTGTCGGCCAGCCGCAGCCGGCCGTCCTCGTAGTCGATCAAGTGGACGGCGTCGGCTCCCTTGTCGGGGACCACCAGTGTTTTCGAGTGGGGCCCGGGAAGGATCTGATGGGGCTGGGACGGCTTCCCCGCGGTATACGGGGCAAGCTCCAGGACCTGGCGCGGTGCCGGCGCGAGGGATCCGTCATCGCCGATGGAGATGAGGGCGATCGAGCCGCTTGCGTAGTTGGCGACAGCAAGGGTCCGTCCATCCAAAACTGTCAGATGGACGGGGTTGGTGCCGCCGCACGAGACGGTGCCGAGCGCCTCCAGGCGCCCGGTACCTGACTCAACGGCGAATGCGCTGACTTCGCGGTGGTCCCCGTGGACGACGTAAAGGTGCCGGCCGTTTTGGCCCCACGCAAGGAACGAGGGGTTGACCAGGCCGGTCAGATGCTGCACCTGTTCCCACATCGAGGTGGTGCCATCAATGCGGAAAACACTCAGGCCGGTCCCTTCGGCACGGCGTTCGACAGTGGTACGGCAGCCGACATAAGCGAACGTTCCCGTTGACAGCGACACGCCGTCTCCAGTCCGGCTGGCAGGGGCCGGTCCGGAACGTGCGCCGGGGGTCTGCCGCGGTGGTGTGTATGTGCTCATTGGTCTTTCCTGGGGTTCATAGCGGGAGAATGAGGATGCCGTCCCGGTAGTCGAGGGCGCGTCGGCAGTTGCCCTTGCCGACGGTCCAGACGACGTGGGAGTCCTCGGTTTTCGTATCGATCACCGCGGTGAACTCGTCTGATTCCTCGATGACGACAACACCGTCACCTGGTTCTATCCAGGACCAGTCCTGGGCGATGATTTCCGCGGTTTTCATGCGGGCTCCCCGAGCACTGAGGCTGGGTTTATCCCTGATTCTGCCGCGAGCTGCCGCAGGTCGTCGATGGTCTGCAAGGGAAGCACCAAGCTGCCCGCGGCGCGGTTACGTGCGTCGTTTTGGTCCTCGATTTCGCCCGGGTAGTAGATAGCGGTGGCGTCCTGGGCAAGAGGTATGGCTTTGATGTCGGCGATCAACGCAGCCACCCGGGCCTGGAAGTCCTCCGGGGATCCAAGGGTGGCCACGTCAATGGCGAGGAACATGTGTCCGCAGCCGCTGCGCTGGTCCGCGGCGTAGGGTCCGTTGACTCCCTTGCCGGTTTGGCTGCCCGTCAGGGCGCCGGAGAGAACGTCCATCATGAAGGAAATGGCGTATCCCTTGTGGCCGGCCATCGGCAGGATAACTCCGTCGATGGCGGCAGAGGCATCAGTGGTTCGTGCCCCGTCCGGGGTCAGTGCCCAGGAATCGGGGATGTCTTCGCCGCGTTGCCGGGCGAGGTAGATCTTTCCGCGGGCGACGGCCGTGTTGGCGATGTCGACCGCTACAGCCGAATCACCGTACGGGGCAGCGATGGACCAGGGGTTGGTGCCAATCAGCTTCTTCCGCCCGCCCCACGGGGCCATGGCCGGGGAAGCGTTGGTGGTCAGGATCGCCACGCAGCCATCGGCTGCGGCCCGCCGGGTGAAATACATTGCCGTGCCGAAGTGGTTCGAATTGCGAACTCCCACAGCGCCGACGCCGTGGGCCTTGGCGCGGGCAACCGCCTCGGTGCGGGCGCGTTCGGCGATGACTTGCCCGATGCCGTCCTTACCGTCCATCAGTAGCAGCGATCCGGTGTCCACCAACGTTTCGGGCTCCGTCACGGCCGACATGGCACCCTGGCGAATGCGCTCCACGTACCACGGTAGCCGCAGTACGCCATGGGACTGGTGGCCCCATAGATCAGCCTGCACCAGGCTGTCGGCAACCAGGACGGCGTCATCCTGCGGCACGCCGTGGGCACACAATATGTCCATAGCTAGGTCAATCAGGTCTTGGGGCAGGAGAAGATTCCTGCTGGTTTTGGTCTCTGTTTCCGGCATGATGTCCGTCCTTTCAATAACAGGCGGCCCGGTGATTATCGGCACACCACTATGTACACCGTGTTGTATACAATATCATTGCAATCAGCCGAAGAGAAGGAGAAATTGATGTTCAGCCTGTGGGTCACCCTGGAAGTCACCGCCGAGGGACGGGAGGAGTTCCTGGCCGCTATTGCCGAAAATGCACGCGCCTCAGTCCGGGATGAGCTGGGTTGCTACCGCTTTGACGTGATCGAACTTGGCGAGGCTGGATCCAACCGGTTCGCCTTCTACGAGGTGTACCGGGACAAAGATGCCTTCGAGAACGAGCACAAGCAGGCGGGGCACTACTTTACCTACCGGGATATTGCTGCCCGCGTCGTGGTTCCGGGCAGCCAGGTGAATGTGGGTGGCCAGCTGCAGAACACCTTCACCTGGGTCGAGTAGGCAGGCCTAGGAGACCAGGTCGATATTCCCACCCCGGGCCCCGCGCCCGGATGCCATCAATGCCCTGAAGATGGCCTCGTCGACATGGAACAGGTGCTGCCGCAGCGCCACCGCGGCGCTGTCGGCATCACCGGACAAAATCGCCCTGCACATCTGCCGGTGCTCGGCAATAGCCTCCGCAAGCCGGTTCCGGTCTGCGTGGGCTATGCGGCGCAGCCTTGCCGTATGTGGCCGGAGGTCCCGGATGGCCCGGGAAAGGTGATCGTTGGGGGTGGAGGCGATCAGGGCCATGTCAAACGCTTCGGCGAGTTCGCGGAATTCGGCAATGAAGTCTTCCGCGTCGGGCGACTCGGCCAGCTGGGCGAACCGCTGCTCGATGTCTTCAAATTTCGGGCCGATGGCGGCATTTGTCGCAGATTCTTCAGTAACCATGCGGATGGCCGCCGGCTCCAGGACGCGCCTGTAGTCGAAAAGCTCCTGGACACTGCGCAGCGAAATCCTCGCTACTGTCGCTCCGATGCGGGGAGTGATATTGACCAGACCTTCGGCGGCCAGCCGGCGCAGCGCCTCCCGCACCGGGGTTCGAGAAGCGCCCGTATGCTCCACCAGCATGAACTCAGTCAGTGCCTGACCGGGCTCAAAATCGCCGTTCTCAATTTCGGACTTCAGCTGCTGATACACGGCCTCTGTCTTACCCACGGGCCGGACCCCGTCGCGTTCCACCATGCCCTAAGTATAGGTGCAACACTGAACACCGTATTGTGCACCAGATTGTATACATGTAGTGTGTGCTCAATCACTCCCCCTTGTCTTCTCCCCGGGAGCCCATTTCCTAGTAAGGAGCGATGATGCTCGTAGTACTCGGCTTTCTCATGATTGCCGTTTTCATGTACCTGGTTATGGCCAAGAAGGCCACGCCCATTGCGACCCTGATCCTTGTCCCTCTGATCTTTGGCCTGTTTGCAGGGGCCGGGCTTGGGGTCGGTGACATGGTGATCCAGTCCGTGGGCAAACTAGCCCCCACGGCGGCGCTGTTGTTCTTCGCGATCATCTTCTTCGGAACGATGATCGACGTCGGACTCTTCGACCCGCTGATCAAGGCAATCCTGAAATTCGCCGGCAACGACCCGATGAAACTCGTCATCGGAACCGCGCTGCTCACCACCATCGTGTCTCTTGACGGTGACGGCTCCACGACCTTCATCATCGTCACCTCAGCATTCCTGCCGCTGTACTTGCGGCTGGGCATGAGCCCGGTCGTACTGACCGTGGTCGCCGCGATCTCCAACGGCGTCCTGAACACCGTGCCATGGGGAGGCTCGACTTCCCGCGCGGCCGCGGCACTGAACGTCTCGCCGATCGACACCTTCGTCCCGATGATCCCCTCGATCATCGCCGGATTGGCTGCCACCTTGGTCCTGGCCTATTTCCTCGGCCGCAGCGAACGCAAACGCCTCGGAGAGCTGTCCTTGGACGAGGGCCGCGGAGTGCTAGGACTGCGCCACGCCGAGCCGGAAAGTGTCCTGGTCGGGGCAGTAGGCGGAGGGAGCACCCGCGGTACACACGGCGGCTCCGCCGGCCAGGGCAGCGACGAAGGCTCCTCGGTTGTCATTGCAAACGACTTCTCCGCATCCTTCACTGACGACGGCAAATTCATCCAGCGCCCCAACGCACGCCCCAAGCTCATCTGGGTGAACTTCATCCTCACAGTCGCCGTCATGGTCCTGCTGGTTATGGACATCGTCGCCCCTGCCCTGATCTTCATGGTCGCGGTCGGGATTGCCCTGGTCATCAACTTCCCCAAGGTCACCGAACAGTCGGCCCAGATCAAAGCCCACGCCAGCAGCGTCATCTCCGTCGTGGGCATGGTGTTCGCCGCCTCCGTCCTCACAGGCGTCATGAACGGCACCGGCATGATCAAGGAAATGGCCGCCTGGCTGGTCCACATCATCCCGGACTCCATGGGCCCCTTCATGGCAGTTATCGCCGGCATCCTCAGCATCCCGCTGACCTTCATCATGACCAACGACGCCTTCTACTTCGGCGTCCTGCCGATCCTCTCCGAAACCGCAGGCCACTTCGGCATCGAACCGGTCGAAATGGCACGCGCGTCCCTCGTCGGCCAGTCCCTGCACCAGTCCAGCCCCCTCGTCGCTTCCTTCCTTCTCCTCATCGGCCTGGCCAACGTCAACTTGGG comes from Pseudarthrobacter sp. NIBRBAC000502770 and encodes:
- a CDS encoding GntR family transcriptional regulator; the encoded protein is MVERDGVRPVGKTEAVYQQLKSEIENGDFEPGQALTEFMLVEHTGASRTPVREALRRLAAEGLVNITPRIGATVARISLRSVQELFDYRRVLEPAAIRMVTEESATNAAIGPKFEDIEQRFAQLAESPDAEDFIAEFRELAEAFDMALIASTPNDHLSRAIRDLRPHTARLRRIAHADRNRLAEAIAEHRQMCRAILSGDADSAAVALRQHLFHVDEAIFRALMASGRGARGGNIDLVS
- a CDS encoding Ldh family oxidoreductase; amino-acid sequence: MPETETKTSRNLLLPQDLIDLAMDILCAHGVPQDDAVLVADSLVQADLWGHQSHGVLRLPWYVERIRQGAMSAVTEPETLVDTGSLLLMDGKDGIGQVIAERARTEAVARAKAHGVGAVGVRNSNHFGTAMYFTRRAAADGCVAILTTNASPAMAPWGGRKKLIGTNPWSIAAPYGDSAVAVDIANTAVARGKIYLARQRGEDIPDSWALTPDGARTTDASAAIDGVILPMAGHKGYAISFMMDVLSGALTGSQTGKGVNGPYAADQRSGCGHMFLAIDVATLGSPEDFQARVAALIADIKAIPLAQDATAIYYPGEIEDQNDARNRAAGSLVLPLQTIDDLRQLAAESGINPASVLGEPA
- a CDS encoding cupin domain-containing protein encodes the protein MTYIPTSISSLDAVILRPKELPRKDRGNGASTVPLVGSHLGSTTFLNGITTFAPGAAIGHHSHNCVESVAVIEGTAYVDIDGTEHHLETYDTTFVPANIVHRFRNASDTKEMKIFWTYASIDATRTMAGTTDRNRIDEEQANQPPVTEGATQ
- a CDS encoding putative quinol monooxygenase, encoding MFSLWVTLEVTAEGREEFLAAIAENARASVRDELGCYRFDVIELGEAGSNRFAFYEVYRDKDAFENEHKQAGHYFTYRDIAARVVVPGSQVNVGGQLQNTFTWVE
- a CDS encoding CitMHS family transporter encodes the protein MMLVVLGFLMIAVFMYLVMAKKATPIATLILVPLIFGLFAGAGLGVGDMVIQSVGKLAPTAALLFFAIIFFGTMIDVGLFDPLIKAILKFAGNDPMKLVIGTALLTTIVSLDGDGSTTFIIVTSAFLPLYLRLGMSPVVLTVVAAISNGVLNTVPWGGSTSRAAAALNVSPIDTFVPMIPSIIAGLAATLVLAYFLGRSERKRLGELSLDEGRGVLGLRHAEPESVLVGAVGGGSTRGTHGGSAGQGSDEGSSVVIANDFSASFTDDGKFIQRPNARPKLIWVNFILTVAVMVLLVMDIVAPALIFMVAVGIALVINFPKVTEQSAQIKAHASSVISVVGMVFAASVLTGVMNGTGMIKEMAAWLVHIIPDSMGPFMAVIAGILSIPLTFIMTNDAFYFGVLPILSETAGHFGIEPVEMARASLVGQSLHQSSPLVASFLLLIGLANVNLGDHFKKVIWRGLIVALVMLAVGGLLAAYPLF
- a CDS encoding SLC13 family permease: MPAIQIISLVILGIILALSIWRKVNVGVLAYAATLVLALISAQDPTKTFSAFPASLVILIIGVTLLFAHAERSGAINWLIGVSLRPIGTRRWLVPCIGFFAGAALSTIGAFPTAPISLLLPILARLAKAYRLNYLVLAIICVWGSNAAGLSPLSPAGALVQTLAAKANVTYSPWEVYGIIMGLHAVLCAVLFYVKGGIRQRATGVNAAEKIDPASIIERTPLNAYSIASLIGLAAMVIGAVGFKLDIGLTAISLALVLQLVFRPKESELIAKVPWSVVLLLSGLVVYLGLLEKIGTLGGVQDAVSHIGSPLLLIVVLTYLTAAVSNVESSTLVVLGIMVPIGFSVAGHDPMAQLAMLVAVVMSAAVVAISPVHIGGALIIGNAHDQQRAYRKMFAVTGVTAAVVPALMAIYPIAIGI
- a CDS encoding lactonase family protein produces the protein MSTYTPPRQTPGARSGPAPASRTGDGVSLSTGTFAYVGCRTTVERRAEGTGLSVFRIDGTTSMWEQVQHLTGLVNPSFLAWGQNGRHLYVVHGDHREVSAFAVESGTGRLEALGTVSCGGTNPVHLTVLDGRTLAVANYASGSIALISIGDDGSLAPAPRQVLELAPYTAGKPSQPHQILPGPHSKTLVVPDKGADAVHLIDYEDGRLRLADTVPAEPGAGPRHAVFHASIRRLYVVNELASTVTTYAYTQALDADHAHATAVRSLIPMQTLPTVPAGSGVTTAAGIVATTDGSSVYISNRGHNSVAHYRVDPDSGLLTPAGWYPTEGDCPRFLTLDPAGSRLYVANELSSTIISFAVDPRTGELQREPFTLQTGSPVCTVFTPSPLG
- a CDS encoding antibiotic biosynthesis monooxygenase, which gives rise to MIHEIATLTIKPGSEKDFEEAAAQAVPYFQKTPGALSFRLDRTIETPNEYTLTVGWATLEDHTVGFRESPEFQQWRELVGPHFASPPHVKHLQHAYVGF
- a CDS encoding NAD-dependent succinate-semialdehyde dehydrogenase, coding for MITAINPTTGEKIADYDLHSSREVDAALSDAAKAQSEWRNSEPAKRSQLLRSIASVLRADAARYAGLITEEMGKPITEAQAEIEKCAVTLDYYAENAARFLDFEEIPSNAIRSGVVYDPLGVVLAIMPWNYPFWQFFRFLAPALAAGNGAILKHANNVPACALEVEKIVNAAGAPAGLVKTLLIEASDVAAIIADDRIAAVTLTGSTEVGQIVAAQAGAALKKQVLELGGSDPFIVLADADVQEAAKIAVKARFTNAGQSCVNAKRFIIEDAVADEFVAAFTSNVQALTVGDPRSPETQIGPMARGNLRSDLHSQVQRTLEAGATLLTGGRPGEGDGYYYEPTVIDNVTADQAAFTEETFGPVAAIIRVSGPAEAIELANQTEFGLGAALWTTDLARADKLVRAIDAGAVFVNGMVASDARLPFGGIKKSGYGRELGPQGLREFVNVKTVWYGPTTAPTGAVNDTTGE